The following are encoded together in the Nitrospiria bacterium genome:
- a CDS encoding LptE family protein: MKNLLFLLTPCALLLAVLAGCGYHLSGGNRLPSDVETIAVPVFHNDTFEPALENAVTSAVKQEFLTNSRLKVANDPDQADLVLKGTIVSYGLEPLSFDRTQSVVLEYRVHIRAVVTLEVPRTQKVIWKDTKVESSAEYLANPDPAANQVAENRAIAEASQQLAENLVHNVLEGF, from the coding sequence ATGAAAAATTTATTATTCCTCCTCACCCCTTGCGCCTTACTCCTCGCGGTTCTCGCCGGCTGCGGCTACCATCTGTCCGGCGGCAACCGGCTTCCGTCCGACGTCGAGACGATCGCCGTTCCCGTTTTTCACAACGACACCTTCGAGCCCGCGCTCGAGAACGCCGTGACCTCGGCCGTGAAGCAGGAATTTCTGACGAACAGCCGGCTTAAGGTCGCGAACGATCCGGATCAGGCGGATCTCGTCTTGAAGGGGACGATCGTCTCCTACGGCCTCGAACCCCTTTCCTTCGACCGCACGCAGAGCGTGGTGCTGGAGTACCGCGTGCATATTCGGGCGGTCGTCACCCTGGAAGTCCCCCGCACGCAGAAGGTGATCTGGAAGGATACCAAAGTGGAATCGTCCGCGGAATATCTTGCCAACCCCGACCCGGCCGCAAACCAAGTCGCGGAGAATCGCGCGATCGCGGAGGCCAGCCAGCAGCTCGCCGAGAACCTCGTCCACAACGTCCTGGAAGGATTTTGA
- the holA gene encoding DNA polymerase III subunit delta encodes MPPRPGALSYPDFIRALERGTVAPVYLFTGEEEFLIQAALERLVPAAVDPATKDFNYTILDGESASADAILTAVESLPAFAKRRLVVLKSAEQLPASEANRLVPYLKDPCPTTCFVCVAPKFDARRSFFQALKMQAAVLDCRPLSDAQVTVWLKAQAKSQGRAISEDAVLFLKERVGRDLFPLQNELTKAVLGSDHPKTIELEDVQRACSASGEVSVYDLLGSLARRRLEPSIRTLTRLMEDGEPPLKILSTVGYRFRLVWKVKRAMQAGHSDAALMRMFGMGQWAAASVIAAAKAYSEKDLRWAFQRFIETDAGLKGGALPPKLLMDLLIFDLCSGKQKGLRRFLGRQPLLYL; translated from the coding sequence ATGCCCCCCCGCCCCGGCGCGCTGAGCTACCCCGACTTCATCCGGGCTCTGGAGCGCGGAACCGTCGCCCCGGTCTATCTCTTCACCGGCGAGGAGGAATTCCTGATCCAGGCCGCGCTCGAGCGGCTGGTTCCCGCCGCCGTCGATCCCGCAACAAAGGACTTCAATTACACCATCCTGGACGGCGAATCGGCCTCGGCCGACGCCATTTTAACGGCGGTGGAAAGCCTCCCCGCCTTCGCCAAACGGCGGCTGGTCGTGCTCAAGAGCGCCGAACAGCTTCCGGCCTCCGAGGCCAACCGCCTTGTGCCCTATCTCAAGGACCCCTGCCCGACCACCTGCTTCGTCTGCGTCGCGCCGAAATTCGACGCGCGACGGTCGTTCTTTCAAGCTTTGAAGATGCAGGCCGCGGTGCTGGACTGCCGCCCCCTCTCCGACGCCCAGGTTACCGTCTGGCTCAAGGCCCAGGCGAAATCCCAGGGCCGCGCCATCTCGGAAGACGCCGTGCTTTTCTTGAAGGAACGGGTCGGGCGCGATCTGTTCCCGCTTCAGAACGAACTGACCAAGGCCGTCCTCGGCAGCGACCATCCAAAGACGATCGAACTGGAAGACGTGCAGCGGGCGTGCAGCGCTTCGGGCGAGGTTTCGGTGTACGATCTTCTGGGGTCCCTGGCCCGGCGTCGTCTGGAGCCCTCGATCCGTACGCTCACGCGCTTGATGGAGGACGGCGAACCGCCGCTGAAGATCTTGTCGACGGTAGGATACCGGTTCCGGCTGGTTTGGAAAGTAAAACGCGCGATGCAGGCCGGCCATTCCGACGCGGCCCTGATGCGGATGTTTGGAATGGGCCAATGGGCCGCCGCTTCCGTCATCGCCGCGGCCAAGGCGTATTCCGAGAAGGATCTGCGTTGGGCCTTTCAGCGTTTCATCGAAACGGACGCCGGCCTCAAAGGCGGCGCGCTCCCGCCCAAACTGCTTATGGATCTCTTGATTTTCGACCTCTGTTCCGGAAAACAGAAAGGGCTACGTCGCTTTCTGGGTCGGCAACCCCTTCTTTACCTTTGA
- the rpsT gene encoding 30S ribosomal protein S20 encodes MADHASAIKQARKSKKRHARNQLVISSLKTLVKKMNAAMASKKLDEAKALLDKATSAFDRAVTKGVLHRNTASRKISRLTSKVKKGLPTQKAT; translated from the coding sequence ATGGCCGATCACGCGTCCGCGATCAAACAAGCACGAAAATCGAAAAAGCGCCACGCCCGAAACCAGCTCGTGATATCCTCGTTGAAAACGCTCGTCAAAAAAATGAACGCCGCGATGGCTTCCAAAAAGCTGGATGAGGCGAAAGCCCTTTTGGACAAGGCCACCTCGGCCTTCGACCGCGCCGTCACGAAAGGCGTCCTGCACCGGAACACCGCGTCCCGCAAGATCTCCCGCCTGACCTCAAAGGTAAAGAAGGGGTTGCCGACCCAGAAAGCGACGTAG